One Prinia subflava isolate CZ2003 ecotype Zambia chromosome 8, Cam_Psub_1.2, whole genome shotgun sequence DNA window includes the following coding sequences:
- the PLTP gene encoding phospholipid transfer protein: MAAGSCLLLLLLPSLVTASHSPPGCKIRITSKGLDLVKQEGLRFVEQELQNITVSDLHGNEGQFQYNISQVKVTDLQLAFSDLNFQPQQHLVFNINDASISLRFRRQLLYWFFYDIGSINASADGVHIYTVLQLAKDEAGRLKISNMTCNASIARMHAGFSGTLRKVYEFLSTFIVTGMRFLLSQQICPSLEHASLVLLNSLLDTVPVRNYVDEHIGIDYSLLRDPSISTDTLDLDFKGMFFPRVREDQELENHAVEPVIKETERMVYVAFSEYFFDSAMHSYFQAGVLTIELQGEKVPKDLEVLLRATFFGTIFMLSPSVDAPLRLVLQVSAPPRCIIKPSGTSVSVSAFLNISLVPPDRPPVQLSSMAMETKLSAKVYLQGKALRVQLDLRRFRIYSKQSALESLALFSLQAPLKTLLQLTIMPIINERTKKGVQIPLPEGMDFTREVVTNHAGFLTVGADLHFSKGLREVIEKYRPVPTAAAYASSWPAEPSLDPSSL; encoded by the exons ATGGCTGCCGGCAgctgcctccttctcctccttctgccCTCGCTGGTCACAGCCTCGCACAGTCCTCCTGGCTGTAAGATCCGGATTACTTCCAAGGGGCTGGACCTGG tgaagcaggaggggctgcgctttgtggagcaggagctgcagaacaTCACGGTGTCAGACCTGCATGGGAACGAGGGGCAGTTCCAGTACAACATCAGCCA ggtcAAGGTGACAGACCTGCAGCTGGCCTTTTCAGACCTGAatttccagccccagcagcaccttgtCTTCAACATCAACGATGCTTCTATTAGCCTACGCTTCCGCAGGCAGCTGCTCTACTGGTTCTT CTATGACATTGGGTCCATCAACGCCTCTGCGGATGGTGTCCACATCTacacagtgctgcagctggcCAAGGATGAGGCTGGGCGCCTCAAGATCTCCAATATGACCTGCAATGCCTCCATAGCCAGAATGCATGCTGGCTTCTCTGGCACACTCAG GAAGGTCTATGAGTTCCTGAGCACCTTCATTGTCACGGGGATGCGCTTCCTCCTCAGCCAGCAG atctgcccatccctggaacaTGCCAGCCTCGTGCTGCTGAACTCTTTGCTGGACACAGTGCCTG TGAGGAACTACGTGGATGAGCACATTGGGATTGACTACTCCCTCCTACGAGATCCATCCATCTCCACTGACACCCTTGACCTTGACTTCAAG GGCATGTTCTTCCCCCGGGTGAGAGAGGACCAGGAGCTGGAGAACCATGCAGTGGAGCCGGTGATCAAGGAGACTGAACGTATGGTTTATGTTGCCTTCTCTGAGTACTTCTTCGACTCAGCCATGCACTCATACTTCCAGGCAGGAGTGCTGACCATAGAGCTCCAGGGGGAGAAG GTGCCTAAGGACCTGGAGGTTTTGCTGAGAGCCACATTCTTTGGGACTATTTTCATGCTG AGCCCTTCTGTGGATGCTCCGCTGCGACTCGTGCTGCAGGTCTCTGCTCCTCCACGCTGCATCATCAAACCTTCAGGGACCTCAGTCTCTGTGTCTGCTTTCCTGAACATCTCACTGGTGCCCCCAGACCGCCCACCTGTCCAGCTCTCCAGCATGGCCATG gaaACCAAGCTGAGTGCCAAGGTGTATCTGCAAGGGAAGGCGCTGCGCGTGCAGCTGGACCTACGACG GTTTCGCATCTATTCCAAGCAGTCAGCACTGGAGTCACTTGCG CTGTTCTCACTGCAGGCGCCACTGAagaccctgctgcagctgaccATCATGCCCATCATTAACG agagGACAAAGAAGGGGGTGCAGATCCCGCTGCCCGAAGGCATGGACTTCACCAGGGAGGTGGTCACCAATCACGCG ggaTTCCTCACAGTGGGAGCTGATCTCCACTTCTCCAAGGGGCTACGGGAGGTGATTGAGAAATACCGCCCAGTACCGACTGCCGCTGCCTACGCCAGCTCCTGGCCcgcagagcccagcctggacCCCAGCTCGCTCTAG